A section of the Pseudovibrio sp. M1P-2-3 genome encodes:
- the uvrC gene encoding excinuclease ABC subunit UvrC, which yields MTSTPDMDKPEQAEQTLPEGGSEPAITFESGSASQVPEGAKGVEVIAHFVKRLPFSPGVYRMFDEAGDVLYVGKARSLKKRVSSYTRLQGQSNRIMRMIMATRSMEFVETKTEAEALLLEANLIKRLSPRFNVLLRDDKSFPYILISGNHEAPALIKHRGARSRQGKFFGPFANAGAVNETINALQKAFLLRNCTDSYYANRSRPCLLYQIKRCAGPCTGEISKEDYQGLVNEASAFLSGRSQAIKKELASAMEKASQNLDFERAAVYRDRIAALSHVQSHQGINPQNTEEADVFAVHQEGGQTCVQVFFFRTGQNWGNRAYFPKADKSFTEEEILQSFLTQFYDNKPAPRLVLLSHDLEEMELLSQALSARSSHKVEITVPKRGEKKELLDHALANAKGALGRRLAETSSQQRLLKGVAKAFKLDRTPRRIDVYDNSHIQGTNAVGGMIVAGPEGFAKGQYRKFNIKSEDIEPGDDYGMMREVLQRRFTRLQKECPEGEAQTAKFVTAASTLEEKEAGEDNALTSADVPEWPDLVLIDGGMGQLSTVRDTLKEMGITGVPLVGIAKGPDRDAGREKFFITGQQSFMLPERDPVLYFVQRLRDEAHRFAIGTHRAKRSKAIVANPLDEIAGIGPTRKRTLLRHFGTAKAVSKAGVEDLAKVEGISRSIAKVIYDHFHE from the coding sequence ATGACGAGCACACCAGACATGGATAAACCGGAACAGGCAGAACAAACCCTTCCCGAGGGAGGGAGCGAGCCCGCAATTACCTTTGAAAGCGGCTCGGCCTCTCAGGTGCCGGAAGGTGCGAAGGGCGTTGAGGTGATTGCCCACTTTGTGAAGCGTCTGCCGTTTAGCCCCGGTGTATACCGCATGTTCGATGAAGCGGGAGATGTACTTTATGTGGGCAAGGCGCGTTCGCTCAAGAAAAGGGTGAGCAGCTACACCCGTCTGCAGGGCCAGTCCAACCGCATCATGCGCATGATCATGGCCACCCGCTCCATGGAGTTTGTGGAGACAAAAACAGAGGCGGAAGCTCTGCTGCTGGAAGCCAACCTCATCAAGCGCCTGAGCCCGCGCTTTAACGTGCTGCTGCGCGATGACAAGTCGTTTCCCTATATCCTCATCAGCGGCAACCACGAGGCCCCTGCCCTTATCAAGCACCGCGGGGCGCGCAGCAGACAAGGTAAGTTTTTCGGGCCCTTTGCCAATGCAGGCGCGGTGAATGAAACCATCAACGCCTTGCAAAAAGCGTTCTTGCTGCGCAACTGCACCGACAGCTACTACGCCAACCGCTCCCGCCCCTGCCTGCTTTACCAAATCAAGCGCTGTGCGGGGCCATGTACGGGAGAGATCTCGAAAGAGGATTATCAGGGGCTGGTGAACGAGGCCAGCGCTTTCCTCTCAGGCCGCTCGCAAGCCATCAAGAAAGAGCTGGCGAGCGCGATGGAAAAAGCTTCGCAAAATCTGGATTTCGAGCGCGCCGCCGTTTACCGCGACAGGATCGCAGCGCTTTCCCATGTGCAGAGCCATCAGGGCATCAACCCGCAAAACACCGAGGAAGCGGATGTGTTCGCCGTGCATCAGGAGGGCGGGCAGACCTGCGTACAGGTGTTCTTTTTCCGCACCGGCCAGAACTGGGGCAACAGGGCCTATTTCCCCAAAGCGGACAAGAGCTTTACCGAGGAAGAAATCCTGCAGAGCTTTCTCACCCAGTTTTACGACAACAAGCCCGCGCCGCGCCTTGTTCTGCTTTCCCACGATCTTGAGGAGATGGAGCTGCTCTCGCAAGCGCTTTCCGCCCGTTCCTCCCACAAGGTGGAGATCACCGTTCCAAAGCGCGGTGAGAAAAAGGAACTGCTGGACCATGCTCTTGCCAACGCCAAGGGCGCACTGGGCCGCAGGCTGGCGGAAACCTCCAGCCAGCAACGCCTTCTTAAAGGTGTAGCCAAGGCCTTCAAGCTGGACCGCACCCCGCGCCGCATTGATGTCTATGACAACTCCCACATTCAGGGAACCAATGCCGTGGGCGGTATGATCGTGGCGGGGCCGGAAGGCTTTGCAAAGGGGCAATACCGCAAGTTCAATATCAAGTCCGAGGATATTGAGCCGGGTGATGATTACGGCATGATGCGCGAAGTGCTGCAACGCCGCTTCACCCGCTTGCAAAAAGAATGCCCCGAGGGCGAAGCGCAAACCGCCAAGTTCGTTACGGCTGCCAGCACTTTGGAAGAAAAAGAGGCTGGCGAGGATAATGCGCTCACCAGCGCGGATGTGCCCGAGTGGCCGGACCTTGTGCTCATTGATGGCGGCATGGGCCAGCTGAGCACGGTGCGTGATACATTGAAAGAAATGGGCATCACGGGTGTTCCGCTAGTGGGCATTGCCAAGGGGCCGGACAGGGACGCGGGGCGGGAGAAATTCTTCATCACCGGCCAACAAAGCTTCATGTTGCCAGAGCGTGATCCGGTGCTTTACTTCGTGCAGCGCCTGCGCGATGAAGCCCACCGCTTTGCCATTGGCACCCACCGCGCCAAACGCTCCAAGGCCATTGTTGCCAACCCGCTTGACGAAATCGCCGGAATCGGCCCCACCCGCAAACGCACCCTCCTGCGCCACTTCGGCACCGCCAAAGCTGTGTCTAAAGCGGGCGTAGAGGATCTTGCTAAGGTAGAGGGCATTTCACGGAGCATCGCCAAGGTGATTTATGATCATTTTCATGAGTGA
- a CDS encoding DUF6058 family natural product biosynthesis protein — protein sequence MLFDYLNNNFLSEPRLLAQTGGNSQRLHDLIEAQVVPAPSYRLDMSCKSHSFFGEHQERQDLRFYSKGQVDWIKAIKSMGIEGEPQAKAYFLVRFEAAQQAFFAGTLGQALDELMPDLRNSISPAQFEETWGYFLDGTYGVCTRDNLPETIFLKQTGVRFIKYLTAITPEEMADRTKEVLRQTVDLLDSVEADFAPHEVSRSSRQRCILDVRQRYFEAGLPT from the coding sequence ATGCTTTTCGACTACCTCAATAATAACTTTCTGAGCGAGCCCCGCTTGCTTGCGCAAACGGGGGGAAATTCACAACGCCTACACGACCTTATTGAGGCGCAAGTGGTCCCCGCACCATCCTACCGCCTTGATATGAGCTGCAAGTCTCATTCGTTTTTCGGGGAGCATCAGGAGAGGCAAGACCTTCGTTTTTATTCAAAAGGACAAGTGGATTGGATCAAGGCCATCAAGTCCATGGGGATTGAAGGGGAGCCGCAAGCCAAAGCTTATTTTCTCGTCCGGTTCGAAGCAGCTCAACAAGCATTTTTTGCCGGTACACTTGGGCAAGCACTGGATGAGCTCATGCCAGACCTACGCAACAGCATAAGTCCGGCCCAGTTTGAGGAGACGTGGGGGTATTTTCTGGATGGGACTTACGGTGTGTGTACTCGCGACAACCTGCCGGAAACAATATTTCTTAAGCAGACCGGTGTTCGGTTTATCAAGTACTTGACCGCTATCACCCCTGAGGAAATGGCAGACCGCACCAAGGAGGTTTTACGGCAAACGGTTGACCTGCTGGACAGCGTGGAAGCTGATTTTGCCCCCCATGAAGTGAGCAGATCCTCACGTCAGCGCTGCATTCTTGACGTCAGGCAGCGTTACTTTGAAGCCGGTTTGCCTACATAA
- a CDS encoding PaaI family thioesterase: MGRGIFQKMLDGEIAQPKAAQTLGARILEVDSKAGTITVEFDGKEEFTNPIGNIQGGFLAAMLDDTMGPALTATLGENEFAPTLELKTNFIAPALVGKLTGHGRVISKGRSVCVVEGELMQHGKLIARSSATALIRRIS, translated from the coding sequence ATGGGGCGGGGCATATTTCAAAAAATGCTGGATGGAGAAATTGCGCAGCCAAAGGCTGCACAAACGCTAGGGGCTCGCATTTTAGAAGTTGATTCAAAGGCTGGAACCATCACTGTTGAATTTGATGGGAAAGAAGAGTTTACCAATCCTATCGGGAATATTCAGGGTGGTTTTCTAGCTGCCATGCTGGATGACACAATGGGACCGGCGCTAACGGCAACTCTGGGCGAAAACGAGTTTGCCCCCACACTGGAATTGAAAACAAACTTTATTGCGCCCGCGCTGGTTGGCAAGCTGACAGGTCATGGCCGCGTTATCTCCAAGGGGCGGTCGGTCTGCGTGGTGGAGGGGGAACTCATGCAACATGGAAAGTTGATAGCCCGCTCCTCTGCAACTGCCTTGATCAGAAGAATAAGCTAA
- a CDS encoding outer membrane protein, giving the protein MLRIASGSALLAVLATSAFAADLPQETPVAYEEPVTVQGYDWNGAYAGASAGWGFLGADGKSGASGALDTDTDGVNLGVFGGYNFMASPNILLGTEADISFNDYDKSVSGTELKSDWNGSLRGRAGYVMDRTLVYGTGGLALADFEAKSSSDKDDTIAVGYVVGAGVEQALTDRVNARIEYNYQDFGTEKFDLDGETQKVSLDDHLVRAGVSVNF; this is encoded by the coding sequence ATGTTGCGTATTGCATCCGGCTCAGCCTTGCTGGCCGTACTTGCTACTTCTGCATTTGCTGCAGATCTGCCCCAAGAGACACCGGTTGCTTACGAAGAGCCGGTCACTGTGCAGGGCTATGATTGGAACGGAGCTTATGCAGGTGCATCTGCTGGCTGGGGCTTCTTGGGAGCCGACGGCAAGTCTGGAGCTTCCGGCGCGCTTGACACAGATACAGATGGAGTAAATCTGGGTGTGTTTGGTGGTTATAACTTCATGGCCTCCCCGAACATTCTTCTGGGCACAGAAGCAGATATTTCCTTCAACGACTATGACAAGTCCGTTAGCGGCACCGAGCTGAAATCTGACTGGAATGGTAGCTTGCGTGGACGCGCCGGTTACGTGATGGACCGCACCCTTGTCTACGGTACAGGTGGTCTTGCTCTGGCTGATTTCGAGGCGAAAAGCTCCAGCGATAAAGACGATACCATTGCCGTGGGTTATGTGGTCGGTGCAGGCGTCGAGCAGGCACTCACAGATCGCGTGAATGCTCGTATTGAATATAACTACCAAGATTTTGGTACAGAGAAGTTTGATCTGGACGGCGAAACCCAGAAGGTTTCCCTCGATGACCATCTCGTACGTGCAGGCGTAAGCGTAAACTTCTAA
- a CDS encoding glutathione S-transferase family protein, which translates to MLILRSSPASPFGRKIKIAASVLGLEENLSIELADTNSPTDSLRQQNPLGKIPAMITEDDTVLYDSRVITEYLDFISEHKKILPSDASRFELLTKQALADGICDAAILLVVEKRVRPQEKWFDGWLNYQQEKIDRALTTFENGPLHFVAHNSPDAAQIALACALGYLDLRFEGKWRESYPNLLKWLNDFEAAVPSFEATRMQP; encoded by the coding sequence ATGTTAATACTACGATCTTCCCCCGCTTCACCTTTTGGCCGAAAAATCAAGATTGCGGCCTCTGTTCTGGGGCTTGAGGAAAATCTCAGTATAGAATTAGCAGATACAAACTCTCCCACAGACTCCCTGCGCCAGCAGAACCCCCTTGGCAAAATTCCGGCGATGATCACCGAGGATGACACAGTCCTTTACGATAGCCGGGTTATTACCGAGTATCTGGATTTCATCTCCGAGCACAAAAAAATTCTTCCCTCAGATGCAAGCCGTTTTGAGCTGCTGACAAAGCAGGCTTTGGCAGATGGTATTTGTGATGCGGCTATTCTTCTGGTGGTTGAAAAACGGGTGCGGCCACAGGAAAAGTGGTTTGATGGCTGGCTGAACTATCAGCAGGAAAAAATTGACCGTGCCTTGACCACCTTTGAAAACGGGCCGCTGCACTTTGTAGCTCATAACTCACCGGACGCGGCCCAGATCGCCCTTGCCTGCGCTCTGGGATACCTTGATTTGCGATTTGAAGGAAAATGGCGCGAATCCTATCCCAATCTATTGAAATGGCTCAATGACTTCGAAGCAGCTGTACCGTCATTTGAAGCCACAAGAATGCAACCCTAA
- the hemG gene encoding menaquinone-dependent protoporphyrinogen IX dehydrogenase: MHYSAIFASRDGQTQKITEKITSTLESLGHSTTLIPLGSQSLPFPEDLRPQRIILACPIRYGHHLREFRDFVSLHCERLNTAETAFISVNLTARKPEKSTPETNSYLCKFLERSRFSPKVCGVFAGALHYPNYQWHDRLMIQLIMKMTGGPTNTKNSYEFTDWEHVEAFARKLSDWT; this comes from the coding sequence GTGCACTATTCCGCTATTTTCGCCAGTCGAGACGGGCAAACACAAAAAATTACGGAGAAAATTACCAGTACTTTGGAGAGTCTGGGGCATTCGACCACGCTTATTCCCTTGGGCAGCCAGTCTCTCCCGTTTCCCGAAGATCTGCGGCCTCAAAGAATTATTCTAGCCTGCCCCATTCGTTACGGGCACCATTTGAGAGAATTCCGCGATTTTGTGAGCCTCCACTGTGAGCGATTGAACACAGCAGAAACGGCGTTTATCTCCGTGAATCTGACCGCCAGAAAGCCCGAGAAGTCCACACCGGAAACAAATAGTTATCTTTGTAAATTTCTTGAGCGCTCCAGATTTTCCCCGAAAGTGTGCGGGGTGTTTGCCGGCGCACTGCACTATCCGAATTACCAGTGGCACGACCGCTTAATGATCCAGCTCATTATGAAAATGACAGGCGGGCCAACAAATACCAAAAACTCCTATGAATTCACAGACTGGGAGCACGTGGAAGCCTTTGCCCGCAAACTGTCCGACTGGACTTAA
- a CDS encoding winged helix-turn-helix transcriptional regulator → MTATPKISIPQPGQPVRGSKTGAPVMALLDLLGRRWALGVLWVLAENAPCTFNALQAKCTGISPGVLNTRLKELKLANLIEQGESGYALTSQGAELFNMMEPLGMWAKYTWAPTFEESEVPAKK, encoded by the coding sequence ATGACGGCAACGCCCAAAATTTCCATTCCCCAACCCGGTCAGCCAGTTCGTGGATCGAAAACGGGTGCGCCGGTTATGGCGCTGCTGGACCTTTTGGGTCGGCGCTGGGCGCTTGGGGTTCTGTGGGTATTGGCGGAGAATGCGCCGTGTACATTCAATGCCCTGCAAGCCAAGTGCACCGGCATTTCACCGGGGGTTCTCAACACCCGCTTGAAAGAGCTGAAGCTGGCAAACCTGATTGAGCAGGGGGAAAGTGGCTATGCGCTGACCTCGCAGGGCGCGGAACTTTTTAACATGATGGAACCACTGGGTATGTGGGCCAAATACACATGGGCACCAACATTTGAAGAAAGCGAAGTGCCGGCAAAGAAATAG
- a CDS encoding IS30 family transposase, giving the protein MGQVYSHLSLEERIEIYRLRCGGMSLRGIGREIGRSASTISRELGRNCGDRRGRDGPYNPVKANHRGWMRRRMRRCFKLALHPNLRELVRTKLAGGWSPEQISGWLALTRNPLQISHESIYRYIYHRNHLYRDHWHKLLPLRRYRRGHKRRRKGALDVIKHRHGVSKRCVSAKDRQIAGHWEADLMCFSITGPVLLIAHERYSRLTLVTFHKTKTSKPLMNTLCRHMHGLPHTLRQTIVFDNGTEFASHMLLAKRLGMMSYFCDPRSPWQKGGVENAILRLRRWLPRSTNITSLSKKELDEIVHKYNSTPRKCLQFRTPKQVFENALTVALRS; this is encoded by the coding sequence ATGGGACAAGTTTATTCACATTTAAGCCTTGAAGAACGTATTGAGATTTATCGCTTGCGTTGCGGCGGTATGTCTCTTCGTGGAATTGGCCGGGAGATAGGTCGTTCTGCGTCAACGATCAGTAGAGAACTGGGGCGCAATTGCGGGGACCGCCGCGGGCGTGACGGTCCATATAATCCTGTTAAAGCAAACCATCGCGGGTGGATGCGTCGGCGTATGCGGCGATGTTTCAAGTTGGCGCTGCATCCAAACCTACGCGAACTGGTTCGCACTAAACTTGCGGGGGGATGGTCTCCCGAGCAGATTTCCGGTTGGTTGGCCCTGACACGTAATCCCCTGCAGATTAGTCATGAATCCATCTATCGTTACATCTATCATCGCAACCATCTTTATCGCGATCATTGGCATAAGTTATTGCCATTGCGTCGTTATCGGCGAGGACATAAGCGCCGACGTAAGGGAGCACTGGATGTTATCAAACACCGTCATGGCGTGAGTAAACGTTGCGTCAGTGCCAAAGACCGTCAAATTGCGGGGCATTGGGAGGCAGATTTGATGTGCTTTTCAATAACCGGACCTGTTTTGTTGATTGCACATGAACGTTACTCACGCTTAACTCTTGTCACATTTCACAAAACCAAGACCTCAAAGCCATTGATGAACACCCTTTGTAGGCATATGCACGGTCTGCCCCATACTCTCAGACAAACTATTGTTTTTGATAATGGAACCGAGTTTGCCAGTCACATGCTGCTTGCAAAGAGGCTTGGGATGATGAGCTACTTTTGTGATCCTAGATCACCATGGCAGAAAGGAGGCGTCGAAAATGCAATTCTTCGCTTACGACGGTGGCTGCCTCGATCCACCAATATTACCTCTCTTTCAAAAAAGGAACTTGATGAGATCGTTCACAAGTATAATTCTACACCAAGAAAGTGCCTTCAATTTCGAACGCCAAAACAAGTGTTCGAAAATGCCTTAACCGTTGCACTTCGCTCGTGA
- a CDS encoding DMT family transporter, with protein MLRASTALNSIKNPPEHLAGVFWALLATLLFSIVAAMAKMAALEYHVLQILFIRQVVVTLSSLPSIARSFPHSLKTQYPLLHGLRLVGSFVALACGIWAVTELPLTTAITLGFSKVFFITVLSILFLGEVVGMHRISAVVLGFLGVVIAMKPGTEGLFELSTLIPLLGAAGAAVAVTTARRLSQTESTATMLLFQALFVGGLAAVPMFWFWKTPDLEGLLFLLVLSILATVGQWSGIQALREGEASILGSIEYTKLIYVALLGFILFAEIPDLYTILGAALIVGSAAYMLHREAIKKRGAQQSLMDTGSQ; from the coding sequence ATGTTAAGAGCCAGTACAGCCCTCAATTCCATCAAGAATCCGCCCGAACATCTGGCGGGAGTATTTTGGGCGTTACTGGCGACTTTACTGTTTTCAATCGTAGCGGCAATGGCGAAGATGGCAGCTCTGGAATATCACGTGCTGCAAATCCTGTTCATTCGGCAGGTGGTTGTCACCCTCTCCTCGCTTCCCTCCATTGCCCGCTCGTTTCCCCATAGCCTGAAAACCCAGTATCCTTTGCTTCATGGATTACGCTTGGTGGGGTCCTTTGTGGCTCTTGCCTGTGGTATCTGGGCGGTGACCGAGCTTCCTTTGACAACAGCTATAACACTAGGCTTTTCCAAGGTGTTTTTCATCACCGTTCTTTCTATTTTATTTCTAGGGGAAGTTGTTGGAATGCACCGCATTTCTGCGGTGGTTCTTGGGTTCTTGGGGGTGGTCATTGCCATGAAACCGGGTACGGAAGGGCTGTTTGAACTCTCCACGTTGATACCGCTTTTGGGCGCCGCAGGCGCGGCTGTCGCGGTGACCACTGCCCGCCGCCTCTCACAAACCGAAAGCACCGCCACCATGCTGCTTTTTCAAGCGCTGTTTGTGGGTGGTCTGGCGGCTGTTCCCATGTTCTGGTTCTGGAAGACACCGGACCTTGAAGGGCTGCTGTTCCTACTCGTCCTAAGCATCCTTGCAACTGTTGGCCAGTGGTCGGGCATTCAGGCCCTGCGCGAAGGGGAGGCTAGCATTCTTGGCTCTATTGAATACACCAAGCTGATCTATGTGGCCCTTCTGGGGTTCATCCTGTTCGCTGAAATTCCAGACCTCTATACCATCCTCGGCGCGGCTCTCATTGTCGGTTCCGCTGCCTACATGCTGCACCGCGAGGCTATTAAAAAGCGGGGGGCGCAGCAGAGTCTTATGGACACCGGATCTCAGTAA
- a CDS encoding cold-shock protein, whose product MYNGNSGRRQRGRRGGKREFGDSQGFGSDFSAPDFLMPNQGYSKPAGGEGETESFKGGGDYNNRFQQSESKPVERGPRQHGTVKFFKEDKGFGFITPDGSETDVFVHISAVERSGLGDLSSGQRISFETEPDRRGKGPKAVELRLEEENTSEAS is encoded by the coding sequence ATGTATAATGGGAATTCGGGCCGCCGCCAACGCGGCAGACGTGGTGGTAAACGCGAATTTGGGGATTCGCAAGGTTTCGGCTCAGACTTTAGCGCACCGGACTTTCTCATGCCTAATCAAGGCTACTCAAAACCAGCAGGTGGAGAAGGGGAGACCGAGAGCTTTAAGGGTGGCGGCGACTACAACAACCGCTTTCAGCAAAGTGAAAGCAAGCCTGTAGAACGCGGACCACGCCAACATGGAACTGTTAAGTTTTTCAAGGAAGACAAGGGCTTTGGCTTTATCACTCCAGATGGCAGTGAAACTGATGTTTTTGTTCACATTTCAGCAGTTGAACGCTCCGGATTGGGAGATCTGAGCAGCGGGCAGCGCATTTCCTTTGAAACGGAACCAGACCGCAGAGGTAAAGGCCCGAAAGCTGTTGAGCTTCGCCTTGAAGAGGAAAACACCTCTGAAGCCTCTTAG
- a CDS encoding glutathione S-transferase family protein yields the protein MKSLRFYCGTYNASSWAMRAWLSLKAADLIFEEIMVDIKRPQRFANLDHMASLSPSATVPALVVDGLTIFDSLAIMEFANDTCEGRLLPVDLVKRAQARSLVAWQHAGLSSICARISFESAFYPYKRALTEGEQKDAERLCAAIEPILEKSGGPYLFGAASLADHSLTPAAIRLLRHTPDLSRWPLSKSWMETICADPLVDEWMRKADQLPHIWFDDYLITGEKPALERDELGAPLEYVLHT from the coding sequence GTGAAAAGCCTCAGATTTTATTGCGGCACTTATAATGCGTCTAGTTGGGCAATGCGGGCATGGCTTTCTTTGAAGGCGGCGGACCTGATCTTTGAAGAGATCATGGTTGATATCAAACGCCCCCAACGATTTGCCAATCTGGACCATATGGCCAGCCTTTCACCCTCGGCAACAGTCCCTGCCTTGGTGGTGGACGGGCTGACCATTTTCGACAGCCTCGCCATTATGGAATTCGCCAATGATACGTGCGAGGGCCGCCTGCTGCCGGTGGACCTTGTAAAACGGGCGCAAGCGCGCTCACTTGTGGCGTGGCAACATGCGGGGCTTTCCAGCATCTGCGCCCGCATTTCCTTTGAAAGCGCGTTTTATCCTTATAAGCGCGCCCTGACAGAAGGTGAGCAAAAGGACGCTGAGCGCTTATGCGCTGCGATTGAACCGATTTTGGAAAAGAGCGGCGGGCCTTATTTATTTGGTGCAGCCTCCCTTGCAGATCATTCTCTCACACCAGCGGCGATCCGGCTGCTTAGGCACACCCCAGACCTTTCACGCTGGCCGCTTTCCAAAAGCTGGATGGAAACCATCTGCGCCGATCCGCTGGTGGACGAGTGGATGAGAAAAGCCGATCAGCTGCCACACATCTGGTTTGATGACTACCTCATTACCGGTGAAAAACCTGCACTGGAGCGGGATGAGCTGGGTGCGCCTTTGGAGTATGTTCTGCATACATAG
- a CDS encoding calcium/sodium antiporter, translated as MLFAYISLIGGLAALVFAGDLLVRGSVGAATKLGIPSLVIGLTIVAFGTSAPELVISLKSALEGAGGIAIGNVVGSNIANVLLVLGLPALIAATPCSEKGATRNAVFAVVISLVFIALCFYGPLSYLSGILLLALLALFLGYSAYHAMQHRKAEKAQKNACSSDNPMDEIDPDSVPDDLWKILVYVVIGLIGLPVGAHFTIEGAVEIARSWGVTDAAIGLTVVALGTSLPELATTLMAAIRKQSGVALGNVIGSNIFNILAILGITTIIIPVPVPEQLLSFDLWVMLACAVLLMYFAMRKVCLGKVGGALMTLGYIAYIYMVLMLGSA; from the coding sequence ATGCTCTTTGCTTACATAAGCCTCATCGGTGGTTTGGCTGCCCTCGTTTTTGCCGGAGATCTTCTCGTGCGCGGATCTGTTGGCGCAGCCACCAAGCTGGGCATTCCCTCCCTTGTTATTGGCCTGACAATTGTTGCCTTTGGCACCTCCGCTCCAGAACTTGTTATTTCACTAAAGTCCGCGCTTGAGGGTGCTGGCGGAATAGCAATCGGGAATGTGGTTGGCTCCAACATTGCCAATGTTCTGCTTGTGCTGGGCTTGCCCGCCTTGATTGCCGCCACCCCCTGCAGCGAAAAAGGGGCCACACGCAATGCGGTTTTTGCAGTCGTTATCTCCCTTGTATTTATCGCCTTGTGTTTTTACGGCCCGCTCTCTTATCTCTCGGGCATTTTGCTGCTTGCGCTGCTTGCACTGTTCCTTGGCTACTCCGCATACCACGCCATGCAGCATCGCAAGGCGGAAAAGGCCCAGAAAAATGCCTGTAGCAGCGATAACCCGATGGACGAGATCGACCCCGACAGTGTACCCGATGATTTGTGGAAGATCCTGGTTTACGTTGTCATTGGCCTGATTGGTCTGCCTGTTGGCGCACACTTCACCATTGAAGGAGCCGTGGAAATTGCCCGCAGTTGGGGCGTGACCGATGCTGCCATTGGCTTGACCGTGGTTGCTCTTGGCACCTCGCTGCCAGAACTGGCAACGACCCTCATGGCCGCAATTCGCAAGCAGTCCGGTGTTGCACTGGGCAACGTCATTGGCTCCAACATCTTCAACATTCTGGCAATTTTGGGGATCACGACGATCATCATACCGGTGCCCGTGCCCGAGCAGTTGCTGAGCTTTGACCTGTGGGTGATGCTGGCCTGTGCGGTGTTGCTGATGTATTTCGCTATGAGAAAAGTTTGCCTTGGCAAAGTGGGCGGTGCTCTCATGACCCTTGGCTACATTGCCTATATCTACATGGTTCTTATGTTGGGATCTGCCTAA
- a CDS encoding 23S rRNA (adenine(2030)-N(6))-methyltransferase RlmJ — MNYRHIYHAGNIGDVLKHTVLASIIAYLQKKEAAFRVLDTHAGPGLYDLTSEKAQKTGEWQNGIGKIIDAEIPADVAAVLEPWLSVVRELNPQKGVNLYPGSPEIARTLLRKQDRLTLTELHREDFEELQENFGGDKKVKVIDLDAWLALGSFVPPKERRGLVLVDPAFEVEDEFERLADGAIRGWKRWNTGIYALWYPVKHYRNPLDLAATLESAGIRNVVSLELGAGHISPDAPMRASGMMIINPPWTLLKDMETALPWICKTLKQGPQAHWSAKQAIAE, encoded by the coding sequence ATGAATTATCGCCACATCTATCACGCAGGAAACATTGGAGATGTGCTCAAGCACACAGTGCTTGCCTCGATAATTGCATACCTTCAAAAGAAAGAGGCTGCATTTAGGGTTCTTGACACGCACGCAGGACCCGGCCTTTACGACCTCACCTCAGAAAAAGCCCAGAAGACAGGTGAGTGGCAAAACGGGATCGGCAAAATTATTGATGCAGAAATTCCTGCGGACGTGGCAGCAGTCCTTGAGCCGTGGCTCTCTGTGGTGCGGGAGCTTAACCCGCAAAAAGGCGTGAATCTTTACCCCGGATCACCAGAGATTGCCCGCACATTGCTGCGTAAACAGGACCGTTTGACACTCACCGAATTGCACCGGGAAGACTTTGAAGAGTTGCAGGAAAACTTTGGCGGCGACAAGAAGGTCAAGGTTATTGATCTGGATGCATGGCTCGCCCTAGGCAGCTTCGTGCCGCCCAAAGAGCGCCGTGGCCTTGTGCTGGTTGACCCCGCATTCGAAGTGGAAGACGAGTTTGAACGGTTGGCTGACGGCGCTATTCGCGGCTGGAAACGCTGGAACACTGGCATCTACGCCCTGTGGTATCCGGTAAAGCACTATAGAAACCCGCTGGATCTCGCTGCAACTTTGGAAAGCGCCGGTATCCGCAACGTGGTTTCACTGGAGCTTGGCGCCGGACACATATCTCCAGATGCTCCCATGCGGGCCAGCGGAATGATGATTATTAATCCACCTTGGACCCTTTTGAAGGACATGGAAACCGCCCTGCCGTGGATCTGTAAGACATTGAAACAGGGGCCTCAGGCCCACTGGTCTGCAAAACAGGCTATTGCGGAATAG